In Cystobacter fuscus DSM 2262, a single window of DNA contains:
- a CDS encoding winged helix-turn-helix transcriptional regulator, which produces MKRTGLSGAECPVARSLDAIGDWWSLLIIRDAFDGMRRFGEFQKSLGVAKGILTTRLRNLVALEILRLAPASDGSAYQEYLLTEKGRALFHVVVSLRQWGERYLYAPGEVHSLLVDNESGRPVERLELRSSDGRVLGWTDTTVRKRPSSSPKRRGPAATKPSRRGAAES; this is translated from the coding sequence ATGAAGCGGACTGGTTTGAGTGGAGCGGAGTGCCCGGTGGCGCGGTCGTTGGATGCGATCGGCGATTGGTGGTCGCTGCTGATCATCCGCGATGCGTTTGACGGCATGCGACGCTTTGGCGAGTTCCAGAAGAGTCTCGGCGTGGCCAAGGGTATCTTGACGACGCGCCTGCGCAACCTGGTCGCCTTGGAGATACTGCGGCTTGCACCGGCTTCCGACGGCAGCGCGTATCAGGAGTATCTGCTGACGGAGAAGGGACGTGCCCTCTTCCACGTCGTGGTGAGCTTGCGCCAATGGGGCGAGCGGTATCTCTATGCACCGGGTGAGGTGCACTCCCTGTTGGTCGACAATGAGTCGGGCAGGCCTGTCGAGAGGCTGGAACTCCGGTCCTCGGATGGACGAGTCCTCGGCTGGACGGATACGACGGTGAGAAAGCGCCCATCCTCCTCTCCAAAACGACGCGGCCCGGCGGCAACGAAGCCGTCGCGCCGCGGGGCCGCCGAGAGCTGA
- a CDS encoding DUF1232 domain-containing protein, producing the protein MKSLERWKQKARALKAEVAALLLAVRHPAVPWYAKLLAAAVVAYALSPVDLIPDFIPVLGYLDDLILLPLGLLLVRRLIPPAVLAECREKALREAHPRKANWIAGTIIIALWAALGFLLVRWWWHRAS; encoded by the coding sequence ATGAAATCCCTGGAGCGGTGGAAGCAGAAGGCCCGGGCACTCAAGGCGGAGGTGGCGGCGCTGCTCCTCGCGGTCCGACACCCCGCGGTGCCGTGGTACGCCAAGCTCCTGGCGGCGGCGGTGGTCGCGTATGCCCTGAGTCCCGTGGACCTCATCCCGGACTTCATCCCCGTCCTGGGCTACCTCGACGACCTGATTCTCCTCCCGCTGGGCCTCCTGCTCGTCCGCCGGCTCATCCCTCCGGCCGTGCTCGCGGAATGCCGGGAGAAGGCCCTTCGAGAGGCGCACCCGCGCAAGGCGAACTGGATCGCTGGCACCATCATCATCGCCCTCTGGGCAGCGCTCGGGTTCTTGCTCGTGCGGTGGTGGTGGCACCGGGCTTCCTGA